The Cryomorphaceae bacterium region CCTCAACCTGCCTGATGTGTGCTAGGCCCCGATTTCGCTGCAAACTGCTCTGATGAATGGGCATATCCAGCAGTATCGTGGCAGATCCGGTGCGCGCACAAAGAACGGAAGTGACCGCAGAATCTACACCGCCCGACACTCCCACCACAAAACCGTCAGAACCGGCAGCCATGCGATAATCCTCCAGCCAACCAACAATGTGGTCAACAACAGCTTTTGTTTGCAAACCCACTAAAAAATAACAGCGAGATTCAGGGCGATATTGCTCAACACTGCTCGTCGCTTTCCTCCGCTCAATGGAAGCCCATCTTCGTTAATCAGAGGGCGACCATCCTCATTTACCTGCACCACGTTACCCTTTAACACGTTGGAAAAGCCGCGGTAATAATTCACCCCAAAAACGAGATAGGTATTGCCCGTAACATTGTACTCTGCTCCAATACCCACAAGAAGACCTGCGTTAAACAACTGGGTTTGATCATTCGCGTTTTCCCGCTCAATAATTACGCGCTGAGGGTTATCAAAGTATTCGAATTCCCCATTTTCACGTGAGCCAATATTCAGACCGGCCTGCATTCCGAGCTGGCCAAAATAGCTCATGTAGCCTATCTCATTGGTTTTTAGCTTCAGCGTCATGGGTATCTGAACATATTGCATGCTGAGAGATACATCCCTGGTTACAGCTTCAAACTCTCCGGGACTTCCGCCACGCAGCGGCACAACATCTCCGTGACGCAATCTACCGCCATCCAACGTGTTATACATCAAACCAGTTGAAAACGCGTAGTTAGCTGACTGGGCAATGGTAAAGTCCATCATCACACCAAAAGAAAACCCTCCGCGAACACCCTTCGAGTCGAGTTCACGATTTTCGGCGGTGAGCCATGTCATGGCCGGAGTAGCCACAAAACCCAAACGAATGGGGCGAACATCTTGCGGCGGAGCGGGCTGAAATCCAGACTCCTGATCCTGCGATTGCACAAGCGTTGCCGACATCAAAAGTGCACAAATTGAAAGTATTCTCTTCATCATTTCTTAGCTTGTTTTCAGGGGTTAAAAGTAACTATTTTTAATTACGCACTTGGGAGGAGGGCAATATCTATACCTTTCCTTTCTGGCGAGAAACGTACCTTTGTGCGCATGCTGAGCCACCCTCAAAAAACCTGGTTTAAAGTCATTTTGTACTGCACTTTACCGGCAGCCGTTTTGCTGACTTCCTGCAAGAAAAACAGACTGAAAGTTGACTTGAGTGAAATAGAAGTGGATTTCCGGAGCCACCGACTGGACCGGGAGTTGTTTCACGCTGAAAGTGGCGATTTTAAAGATCTGAACCGCCGTTTGCACGAGCGCTACCGCGACTTTTACGAGGATTTCCTATCGCAAATCATTCGCGTAGGGCACCCCGATCAACCCATGGTGAGCGTACAACTCGAAGCCTTTGTAAACGACCACAATTGGCGCGAAACCCAAAAGCACATAGACGCCACCTTTCCAGATATGACAGCCTACAACCGCGAATTAGAGCAGGCCTTTCGCTACTACCGCTATCACTTTCGGGATGCCGTAATACCCCAAGTGGTGTACTACAACTCCGGTTTTAACGTGGGGGTTTTTCCTGCGGATGACTGGCTTGGAGTGGGATTGGAGTGGTTTCTGGGTACGGAAAACCCCGTTATTCAGCGACTAGCCCCGGAGAACTTTCCGCAGTATTTCAAAGACAAGCTCATCCCGGAATACCTTGTGAACAACGTAGCCAAGGGCTGGCTGATGGTGAACCACCAATCATTGGTTACGAAGGAGGACTTTATTACGATGTTGATGTTTCACGGCAAGGTGATGTACCTGCTGGATGCGATGTTTCCGGATGTGAACGACGCTATCAAAATTAACTACAGCACCGAAGCCCTCGAATGGTGCAAGCGCAACGAATACAATATGTGGACGCACCTCATTGAGGCCGACCTGCTCTACTCCACTTCTGCTAAGGAACTGGCGGGATTTTTTAATGACGGACCGTTTACTCCTGCATTTCAACAAAAATCACCTTCCAGAACGGGCGTATGGCTGGGCTGGCAAATCATCAGGCAGTACATGGACAAAAACCCCGATATATCACTGAAAATGCTGCTGCGCGAAGAGAATCCGCAAAAAATTCTGAAGTATTACAAACCGAGATAACTCCGACAATGCCAAAATCCTCTGAAATAAAATTTGCCGTGCACCTGGACGAAAACATGGTGCCCGAAAAGATAGACTGGTCTGCCGAAGACGGCGACGTGCAAAGCGCCTGCAAATCGGTATTGATTGCCCTGTGGGACGAGAAAGAAAAAAACACACTTCGCATTGACCTTTGGGACAAAGAGATGACGGTAGATGAAATGAAGCATTTCTTTCACCAGAACCTCATGACCATGGCCGATACTTTTGAGCGCGCCACCGGCGAAAAGGAAATGAGCCAGGACATGCGCGATTTCAGCATCTACTTTGCCGACAAGATGGGGCTGATTGACAAAAGCGAACAGTAGAGATCAGTATGCTTCGCTGCGGGAGCGTTCCACCTTGATTTCGCGTTCGCCGTTTTGCTCCTGAATGCGTACAACCCATCGCTCTTCGGGCAGCCAGTCCATTACCATTTGCGGCCACTCCATCAAGCAAATAGCATTGGTGCCCAGGTAATCCTCCAAACCGATTTGCAGGGCTTCGGTAACATTGTTCAGGCGATAAAAATCAAAATGGTACAAGGGCACGCCATCACCCCGAACAAATTCATTGACAAGGGCAAAAGTCGGGCTGTCAACCGGTGCGGTAATGCCCCAGCTCCGCAGCAGTTTGCCAATCAGCGTGGTTTTACCGGCCCCCATTTCGCCGATGAAGCAAACTACATCTCCAGCTTTCAATTCGCCGGAAAGAAACGCCACTACTTCGGTCAGGCTGTCCACATCGGGTGCCCTGAATGTACGCTCCATTTTCTAGGTTCTTTTTCTGAATGAAGCCAGCGGAATCATCATTTCCTCCAACGATACGCCGCCGTGCTGGAAGGTATTGCGGTAGTAGTTCACGTAGTAATTCTGATTGTTGGGGTACACAAAGAAATCGTTTTCCCTGCAAAATACATAGCGAGAACTAACATTGGTTTTGGGAAGCTTATACCTGTGAGGATCAGTAACCTCAAACACATCTCCGGCATCATAGCTCAGGTTCTTGCCCTGTTTGTAGCGCAGGTTGGTGGATGTATTTCGGTCGCCCACCACACGCACCGGGCTATCCACGTGCATGGTGCCATGGTCGGTGGTGAGCATCATGCGGTGGCCGCGGTCCGAAATCTGGCGCATCATATCGAGCAAAGGTGAGTGCTCAAACCAGCTCAGTGTGAGCGAGCGATAGGCAGCCTCGTCATCGGCAAGCTCGCGAATCACTTCCATATCGGTGCGGGCGTGCGAGAGCATGTCTACAAAATTGTACACAATCACATTGAGCTGATTGTTTTCGAGGTTACTGAGTTGATCGCTCAGTTTTTTACCCGCGTTCAGATTGGTAATCTTGTTGTAGCTGTAGCGAATATTCTTCCCGAGGCTTCTGAGCTGTTCCTGAAGTAATTCTGACTCAAACTGATTTTTACCCCCTTCGTCTTCGTCATTCAACCAATATTTCGGGAATTTTTGCTGAATCTCGAGGGGCATCATTCCGGCAAAAAAGGCATTGCGTGCGTATTGGGTAGCGGTGGGCAGGATACTGAAGTAAATGCTTTCACTTTCAACCCTGAACATCCTGTTCAACACCGGCTTTAACACCAGGTACTGATCGTAACGAAGGTTATCAATCACGATGAGAAACATGGGCTCATCCGAAATTTCAGGGGCAATTTTCCTGCGAAAAACATTGTGGGCCATCACCGGAGCATCGTCGCCTTTGGCATTCACCCACGACTCGTAATGGTCGCTCACAAAGCGGGCAAAAGCACGATTGGCCTCTTTCTTCTGCATTTGCAGCACTTCTTCCATGCCCTGATCGCCTTTGGCCAACTCTAAGTCCCAATACACAATTTTCTTGTACAGTTCTTTCCACTCTTCCACATCGAGACGGTCGTTGAGACGCATCCCTATCTGCCTGAATTCCTGCTGGTAATTTACGGTAGCCTTTTCGTTTTGCAGGCGCTTTTCGTCCAGGTTCTTCTTTAGGGTGAGCAGTATCTGCTTGGGATTGACCGGCTTGATAAGGTAATCGGAGATCTTTGAACCGATAGCATCTTCCATGATTGACTCCTCCTCGCTCTTGGTTATCATGATAATGGGCAGAGAAGGAAACTTGGCCTTAATTTGGGTGAGGGTTTCCAGTCCCGACAAACCCGGCATGTTTTCATCCAGAAAAACAATATCCAGGTCGTTTTGCTCTACGGCGTCCAGGGCGTCGTTTCCGCTGGTTACGGTAATCACTTTGTATCCCTTTTCCTCCAGAAAGAGAATGTGGGGTTTAAGAAGTTCAATTTCATCGTCGGCCCAAAGAATGGTACTGCTCATATTGCGAATTGGATTAGAATAGGTTTGAAAAGTTATACATTTGACCAGGCGCATACAAAACTGGTACACTTGGCTTACTCAGCACCGTCAAATAAACGGAAAATATTGAACGACCCCGTTTATGGTTTTATTACCATCCCCAACGAACTAATTGCGGATTTAATTGAACACCCGTGGTTTCAGCGGCTGCGTCGCATCAAGCAACTGGGGCTGTCGCACCTTGTTTATCCCGGTGCATTGCACACTCGTTTTCACCACGCAATAGGAGCTATGCACCTGATGCAGCAAGCCATTGACGTGCTTCGCAACAAAGGCCACGAAATCACTTCCGACGAAGAACAAGGTGCCCTCATTGCCATTCTTTTGCACGACATCGGCCACGCGCCTTTTTCACATACTTTAGAACATACCATTGTTCGCGACATCAATCACGAGAGTTTGTCGCTCATTTTTATGCATGCCCTCAACAAACAGTTTGGCGGCAAGCTCGGCACCGCCATTCGCATATTTACCCACGACTATCCCAAGAGGTTCCTTTCGCAGCTCATTTCGGGGCAACTCGATATGGACCGGCTGGACTACCTGCGGCGCGACAGCTTTTACAGCGGTGTGAGCGAGGGTGTTGTGAGCAGCCAGCGCATCATCAAAATGCTCAACATTGCCAACGACACGCTCGTTGTAGAGGAAAAAGGCATCTACAGCATTGAGAAGTTTATCGTAGCTCGCAGGCTGATGTACTGGCAAGTATATCTGCACAAAACGGTGATTGCCGCCGAGTTTATGCTGGTGAAAATCATGGAGCGCGCGCGCGAACTGGCTCACGGAGGGCATGAGCTTTTCTGCTCACCCAACCTTAGAACCTTTTTATACCGGTTTCACCCACGCCAAGCCTTTGAGCAAACCGAAATACTTGAGGCCTACGCCGGGCTGGACGATTACGACATTATGGGCGCCATCAAGGTTTGGACCGCCTACAGCGACAAAGTGCTGAGCGAGCTTTGCAAGCGTCTTATTGACCGTCGCCTCTTTAAAATTGAGATACAGAAAGCGCCGATTGACCCGGATTACCATCGCAACATACTCGATAAAACATCGGTGCGCATCGGCCTCACACCCGAAGAAACCCACTACTTTGTAGTGCAGGATCAGATTAGCAACCTGGCCTACGCCAAAACCGACGAGCGAATCATGATTCTCAACAAAAAAGGTGAGGTGAAAGACATAGCGGCAGCCTCCGACACACTCAACATTTCAATGCTGTCTGAAGCGGTTACCAAACACTTCATTTGCTACCCCAAAGACATTTATTTGTCTGAATAACAGAAATCTAAAGCAATCGGATAATTTTTATCTTTGCCCGATGGAATTTACGGCGCGTCAGATTGCGGAAATCCTTGATGGTGAAATCACCGGCGATCCCAATGCGCGGGTGAGCGGCCTCTCAAAAATTGAAGAGGGCCAGACCCACACCCTTTCTTTTTTGGCCAACCCCAAGTACGCGCCGCACCTGTACTCTACCCGGGCATCGGTGGTGATTGTCAGCAAGGAGTTTGAGCCGGAACGAAGCATTCCTGAAACCTGCACCCTTATTCGCGTAGAAAACGCATACGAGAGTTTTGCCAAATTGCTGGAGATGTATAACCACATGCTTCACGCAAAAACGGGCATTCACGAAAAAAGCCACATCGAAGCCTCGGCAACTGTAGGTGATGACGTGCTGGTAAGTACCGGTGTGTACATTGGCGAAAACGCACAAATAGGAAAAGGCACAAAGATTTACCCCAACGTTACGGTGGGCGACAACGCGCGCATTGGCGAAGGCTGTATCCTTTTTCCGGGTGTGGTTATCTACCACGACTGCGTCATCGGCAACCATTGCACTCTGCACGCGGGCGTGGTTGTGGGAAGC contains the following coding sequences:
- a CDS encoding PorT family protein codes for the protein MMKRILSICALLMSATLVQSQDQESGFQPAPPQDVRPIRLGFVATPAMTWLTAENRELDSKGVRGGFSFGVMMDFTIAQSANYAFSTGLMYNTLDGGRLRHGDVVPLRGGSPGEFEAVTRDVSLSMQYVQIPMTLKLKTNEIGYMSYFGQLGMQAGLNIGSRENGEFEYFDNPQRVIIERENANDQTQLFNAGLLVGIGAEYNVTGNTYLVFGVNYYRGFSNVLKGNVVQVNEDGRPLINEDGLPLSGGKRRAVLSNIALNLAVIF
- the gldC gene encoding gliding motility protein GldC; the encoded protein is MPKSSEIKFAVHLDENMVPEKIDWSAEDGDVQSACKSVLIALWDEKEKNTLRIDLWDKEMTVDEMKHFFHQNLMTMADTFERATGEKEMSQDMRDFSIYFADKMGLIDKSEQ
- the tsaE gene encoding tRNA (adenosine(37)-N6)-threonylcarbamoyltransferase complex ATPase subunit type 1 TsaE; protein product: MERTFRAPDVDSLTEVVAFLSGELKAGDVVCFIGEMGAGKTTLIGKLLRSWGITAPVDSPTFALVNEFVRGDGVPLYHFDFYRLNNVTEALQIGLEDYLGTNAICLMEWPQMVMDWLPEERWVVRIQEQNGEREIKVERSRSEAY
- a CDS encoding PglZ domain-containing protein; this encodes MSSTILWADDEIELLKPHILFLEEKGYKVITVTSGNDALDAVEQNDLDIVFLDENMPGLSGLETLTQIKAKFPSLPIIMITKSEEESIMEDAIGSKISDYLIKPVNPKQILLTLKKNLDEKRLQNEKATVNYQQEFRQIGMRLNDRLDVEEWKELYKKIVYWDLELAKGDQGMEEVLQMQKKEANRAFARFVSDHYESWVNAKGDDAPVMAHNVFRRKIAPEISDEPMFLIVIDNLRYDQYLVLKPVLNRMFRVESESIYFSILPTATQYARNAFFAGMMPLEIQQKFPKYWLNDEDEGGKNQFESELLQEQLRSLGKNIRYSYNKITNLNAGKKLSDQLSNLENNQLNVIVYNFVDMLSHARTDMEVIRELADDEAAYRSLTLSWFEHSPLLDMMRQISDRGHRMMLTTDHGTMHVDSPVRVVGDRNTSTNLRYKQGKNLSYDAGDVFEVTDPHRYKLPKTNVSSRYVFCRENDFFVYPNNQNYYVNYYRNTFQHGGVSLEEMMIPLASFRKRT
- a CDS encoding HD domain-containing protein, translated to MAYSAPSNKRKILNDPVYGFITIPNELIADLIEHPWFQRLRRIKQLGLSHLVYPGALHTRFHHAIGAMHLMQQAIDVLRNKGHEITSDEEQGALIAILLHDIGHAPFSHTLEHTIVRDINHESLSLIFMHALNKQFGGKLGTAIRIFTHDYPKRFLSQLISGQLDMDRLDYLRRDSFYSGVSEGVVSSQRIIKMLNIANDTLVVEEKGIYSIEKFIVARRLMYWQVYLHKTVIAAEFMLVKIMERARELAHGGHELFCSPNLRTFLYRFHPRQAFEQTEILEAYAGLDDYDIMGAIKVWTAYSDKVLSELCKRLIDRRLFKIEIQKAPIDPDYHRNILDKTSVRIGLTPEETHYFVVQDQISNLAYAKTDERIMILNKKGEVKDIAAASDTLNISMLSEAVTKHFICYPKDIYLSE
- the lpxD gene encoding UDP-3-O-(3-hydroxymyristoyl)glucosamine N-acyltransferase, whose translation is MEFTARQIAEILDGEITGDPNARVSGLSKIEEGQTHTLSFLANPKYAPHLYSTRASVVIVSKEFEPERSIPETCTLIRVENAYESFAKLLEMYNHMLHAKTGIHEKSHIEASATVGDDVLVSTGVYIGENAQIGKGTKIYPNVTVGDNARIGEGCILFPGVVIYHDCVIGNHCTLHAGVVVGSDGFGFAPNQNNQFNKVAQIGNVIIADHVEIGAGTTIDRATLGSTRIHRGVKLDNLIQIAHNVEIGENTVIAAQTGVAGSTKIGANCMIGGQVGIVGHLKIGNRVKIAAQSGIASDLPDDAIVQGSPAFAVGDYKRSYVMFRKLPELQQQIHALEEQIARLKKDLST